Proteins from a single region of Oreochromis niloticus isolate F11D_XX linkage group LG7, O_niloticus_UMD_NMBU, whole genome shotgun sequence:
- the nln gene encoding neurolysin, mitochondrial isoform X2: protein MTIASGSVLSARDCSQAGHVRNTLRWNLSPDEIRTMTDSLIARVKKVYDDVGSLNIENVSVENTLMTLANAKMDYASSRHVLAFPQYVCPSKELRSASTEAEKRLSELDVEINMREDVFKRITALQNKQKDNLSAEEKRFLDRLVTLGQRKGLHLSKDIQEEIKRTSKLISELSIEFNKNLNEESKFLIFSEHELGGLAATFLSGLDKTAEGRYKVTLEYPHYYPLMKRCHNPETRRKMEMAFNSRCKEVNTAILEELIQLRAKVAHLLGYGSHAEYVLEINMAKNASNVSDFLDKFHETLKPVGIKERKYILALKKRECLMKGYQFDEKINAWDLPYYMNQVEQRKFAVDKDKLIEYFPLDVVTEGLFGIYQELLGLIFTEVEQADVWHENVKLYSARDTETGEEIGQFYLDLHPREGKYGHAGCFGLQPGCRGPDGKRRLPVAAMVANFTKPRKGCPSLLQHHEVETYFHEFGHVMHEICSKTAFSEFSGTMVETDFVEVPSQMLENWVWEKEPLRRMSCHYKDGTSIPDELLDKLIASRVANTGLMNLRQVVLSKVDQSLHTSPRADTAEVFAKHCQDILGIPATPGTNMTASFSHLAGGYDGQYYSYLWSEVYSMDIFFSRFKKEGIMNPKVGKEYRRVILEAGGSVDGMDMVKTFLGRAPYQDAFFQCKGLVNSQEASM from the exons ATGACCATCGCTAGTGGGTCAGTGCTGTCTGCCAGAGACTGCTCTCAGGCAGGGCATGTGAGGAACACACTGAGGTGGAACCTGTCTCCAGATGAGATCAGGACTATGACAGACAGCTTAATTGCCAGAGTAAAGAAGGTCTATGACGACGTTGGATCCCTAAATATAGAAAATgtctctgttgaaaacaccCTGATGACCTTGGCTAATGCTAAGATGGATTATGCAT CATCACGCCACGTTCTTGCCTTCCCTCAGTATGTTTGTCCTTCTAAGGAGCTTCGATCAGCGAGCACCGAAGCTGAAAAGAGACTGTCTGAGTTGGACGTGGAGATAAACATGCGGGAAGATGTGTTCAAACGAATCACTGCCTTGCAG AATAAACAGAAAGACAACCTTTCAGCTGAGGAAAAAAGATTCCTGGACAGACTTGTTACACTGGGCCAGAGGAAAGGATTGCACCTGTCTAAAGATATACAAGAG GAAATAAAAAGAACTTCCAAGCTCATCAGCGAACTCTCCATCGAGTTTAACAAGAATCTGAACGAGGAGAGCAAATTTCTTATTTTCTCTGAGCACGAATTAG GTGGGCTAGCTGCCACTTTTCTCAGTGGACTGGATAAGACGGCTGAAGGACGGTATAAAGTGACCCTGGAATATCCCCATTACTATCCACTGATGAAGAGGTGCCATAATCCTGAAACAAGGAGAAAGATGGAAATGGCTTTTAACAGCAGGTGTAAAGAG gtaAACACGGCAATCTTAGAAGAGTTGATACAGCTGCGGGCGAAGGTTGCACACTTACTTGGTTACGGTAGCCATGCTGAGTATGTGCTGGAGATTAACATGGCTAAAAATGCAAGCAACGTGTCTGACTTTCTGG ACAAGTTCCATGAAACGCTGAAGCCCGTGGGAATCAAAGAGAGGAAATACATTCTTGCGCTGAAGAAGAGGGAGTGCCTGATGAAGGGCTACCAGTTTGATGAGAAGATTAATGCCTGGGACTTACCCTACTACATGAATCAAGTGGAGCAGCGCAAGTTTGCTGTGGACAAGGACAAACTAATCGAGTATTTCCCTCTTGATGTGGTGACAGAAGGGCTGTTTGGTATCTACCAGGAGCTGCTGGGTCTCATATTCACAGAGGTGGAACAGGCTGACGTGTGGCATGAAAATGTCAAGCTGTACTCAGCCCGGGACACTGAAACAGGGGAGGAGATTGGTCAGTTCTACCTGGATCTGCATCCAAG GGAGGGAAAATATGGCCACGCAGGTTGCTTTGGGCTCCAGCCTGGCTGCAGAGGCCCCGATGGAAAGCGCAGGCTGCCGGTTGCGGCCATGGTAGCCAATTTCACCAAGCCTAGAAaaggttgtccttctctcctccaACACCATGAAGTGGAGACCTATTTTCATGAGTTTGGTCATGTCATGCACGAAATCTGCTCTAAG ACTGCTTTTTCAGAATTCAGCGGAACAATGGTGGAGACAGACTTTGTGGAGGTGCCGTCTCAAATGCTTGAGAACTGGGTTTGGGAAAAGGAGCCTCTGAGAAGAATGTCCTGTCACTACAAAGATGGTACCTCCATCCCAGACGAGCTGCTCGACAAACTGATTGCCTCCAGAGTTGCTAACACTG GGCTTATGAACCTACGTCAGGTAGTCCTTAGTAAGGTGGACCAGTCGCTTCACACCAGCCCACGTGCAGACACTGCTGAGGTGTTTGCAAAGCACTGCCAGGACATCCTGGGTATTCCTGCTACACCAg GAACCAACATGACAGCCAGTTTTAGCCACTTAGCTGGAGGATATGATGGTCAGTACTATAGCTATCTATGGAGCGAAGTCTACTCCATGGACATTTTCTTCAGTCGTTTTAAAAAGGAAGGCATTATGAATCCAAAG GTTGGAAAAGAGTACAGAAGAGTGATACTGGAAGCTGGAGGCTCTGTGGATGGGATGGACATGGTGAAAACCTTCCTCGGACGTGCGCCGTATCAGGATGCCTTTTTCCAATGCAAAGGACTGGTTAACTCACAAGAAGCATCAATGTAA
- the nln gene encoding neurolysin, mitochondrial isoform X1 produces MYLLTAIVCRAHFRVCKPLLRMTIASGSVLSARDCSQAGHVRNTLRWNLSPDEIRTMTDSLIARVKKVYDDVGSLNIENVSVENTLMTLANAKMDYASSRHVLAFPQYVCPSKELRSASTEAEKRLSELDVEINMREDVFKRITALQNKQKDNLSAEEKRFLDRLVTLGQRKGLHLSKDIQEEIKRTSKLISELSIEFNKNLNEESKFLIFSEHELGGLAATFLSGLDKTAEGRYKVTLEYPHYYPLMKRCHNPETRRKMEMAFNSRCKEVNTAILEELIQLRAKVAHLLGYGSHAEYVLEINMAKNASNVSDFLDKFHETLKPVGIKERKYILALKKRECLMKGYQFDEKINAWDLPYYMNQVEQRKFAVDKDKLIEYFPLDVVTEGLFGIYQELLGLIFTEVEQADVWHENVKLYSARDTETGEEIGQFYLDLHPREGKYGHAGCFGLQPGCRGPDGKRRLPVAAMVANFTKPRKGCPSLLQHHEVETYFHEFGHVMHEICSKTAFSEFSGTMVETDFVEVPSQMLENWVWEKEPLRRMSCHYKDGTSIPDELLDKLIASRVANTGLMNLRQVVLSKVDQSLHTSPRADTAEVFAKHCQDILGIPATPGTNMTASFSHLAGGYDGQYYSYLWSEVYSMDIFFSRFKKEGIMNPKVGKEYRRVILEAGGSVDGMDMVKTFLGRAPYQDAFFQCKGLVNSQEASM; encoded by the exons ATGTATCTGCTAACAGCTATAGTTTGCCGAGCACATTTCAG GGTCTGTAAACCTCTCCTGAGAATGACCATCGCTAGTGGGTCAGTGCTGTCTGCCAGAGACTGCTCTCAGGCAGGGCATGTGAGGAACACACTGAGGTGGAACCTGTCTCCAGATGAGATCAGGACTATGACAGACAGCTTAATTGCCAGAGTAAAGAAGGTCTATGACGACGTTGGATCCCTAAATATAGAAAATgtctctgttgaaaacaccCTGATGACCTTGGCTAATGCTAAGATGGATTATGCAT CATCACGCCACGTTCTTGCCTTCCCTCAGTATGTTTGTCCTTCTAAGGAGCTTCGATCAGCGAGCACCGAAGCTGAAAAGAGACTGTCTGAGTTGGACGTGGAGATAAACATGCGGGAAGATGTGTTCAAACGAATCACTGCCTTGCAG AATAAACAGAAAGACAACCTTTCAGCTGAGGAAAAAAGATTCCTGGACAGACTTGTTACACTGGGCCAGAGGAAAGGATTGCACCTGTCTAAAGATATACAAGAG GAAATAAAAAGAACTTCCAAGCTCATCAGCGAACTCTCCATCGAGTTTAACAAGAATCTGAACGAGGAGAGCAAATTTCTTATTTTCTCTGAGCACGAATTAG GTGGGCTAGCTGCCACTTTTCTCAGTGGACTGGATAAGACGGCTGAAGGACGGTATAAAGTGACCCTGGAATATCCCCATTACTATCCACTGATGAAGAGGTGCCATAATCCTGAAACAAGGAGAAAGATGGAAATGGCTTTTAACAGCAGGTGTAAAGAG gtaAACACGGCAATCTTAGAAGAGTTGATACAGCTGCGGGCGAAGGTTGCACACTTACTTGGTTACGGTAGCCATGCTGAGTATGTGCTGGAGATTAACATGGCTAAAAATGCAAGCAACGTGTCTGACTTTCTGG ACAAGTTCCATGAAACGCTGAAGCCCGTGGGAATCAAAGAGAGGAAATACATTCTTGCGCTGAAGAAGAGGGAGTGCCTGATGAAGGGCTACCAGTTTGATGAGAAGATTAATGCCTGGGACTTACCCTACTACATGAATCAAGTGGAGCAGCGCAAGTTTGCTGTGGACAAGGACAAACTAATCGAGTATTTCCCTCTTGATGTGGTGACAGAAGGGCTGTTTGGTATCTACCAGGAGCTGCTGGGTCTCATATTCACAGAGGTGGAACAGGCTGACGTGTGGCATGAAAATGTCAAGCTGTACTCAGCCCGGGACACTGAAACAGGGGAGGAGATTGGTCAGTTCTACCTGGATCTGCATCCAAG GGAGGGAAAATATGGCCACGCAGGTTGCTTTGGGCTCCAGCCTGGCTGCAGAGGCCCCGATGGAAAGCGCAGGCTGCCGGTTGCGGCCATGGTAGCCAATTTCACCAAGCCTAGAAaaggttgtccttctctcctccaACACCATGAAGTGGAGACCTATTTTCATGAGTTTGGTCATGTCATGCACGAAATCTGCTCTAAG ACTGCTTTTTCAGAATTCAGCGGAACAATGGTGGAGACAGACTTTGTGGAGGTGCCGTCTCAAATGCTTGAGAACTGGGTTTGGGAAAAGGAGCCTCTGAGAAGAATGTCCTGTCACTACAAAGATGGTACCTCCATCCCAGACGAGCTGCTCGACAAACTGATTGCCTCCAGAGTTGCTAACACTG GGCTTATGAACCTACGTCAGGTAGTCCTTAGTAAGGTGGACCAGTCGCTTCACACCAGCCCACGTGCAGACACTGCTGAGGTGTTTGCAAAGCACTGCCAGGACATCCTGGGTATTCCTGCTACACCAg GAACCAACATGACAGCCAGTTTTAGCCACTTAGCTGGAGGATATGATGGTCAGTACTATAGCTATCTATGGAGCGAAGTCTACTCCATGGACATTTTCTTCAGTCGTTTTAAAAAGGAAGGCATTATGAATCCAAAG GTTGGAAAAGAGTACAGAAGAGTGATACTGGAAGCTGGAGGCTCTGTGGATGGGATGGACATGGTGAAAACCTTCCTCGGACGTGCGCCGTATCAGGATGCCTTTTTCCAATGCAAAGGACTGGTTAACTCACAAGAAGCATCAATGTAA
- the sgtb gene encoding small glutamine-rich tetratricopeptide repeat-containing protein beta — translation MAVEKRLAFSIVQFLRDQTHCGTLNSDEQESLEVAIQCLETTFKISSSDCHLSVPQSLREIFLNALLKNDNLTIPESSPSPEDIERAELLKNEGNNHMKEENYRSAVECYTKAIDLDLRNAVYYCNRAAAHSKLGNYTEATSDCERAIGIDPTYSKAYGRMGLALTAMNKYPEAITYFKKALVLDPENDTYKSNLKIAEQKQKEATSPIAAGLGFDMASLINNPAFISMAASVMQNQQVQQLMSGMMSNAVGGPAAGVGGLSDISSLIEAGQQFAQQIQQQNPELIEQLRNHIRSRSFSGSAEEHS, via the exons ATGGCTGTGGAAAAGCGCCTGGCATTCTCTATTGTGCAGTTCCTACGAGATCAAACACATTGTGGTACTTTGAATTCTGATGAGCAGGAAAGCCTCGAAG TTGCTATACAGTGCTTGGAGACCACCTTCAAGATCAGCTCCAGTGACTGTCATCTTTCAGTGCCACAGTCACTTAGAGAGATATTCCTCAATGCCCTGCTCAAG AATGACAATCTAACCATACCAGAGAGCTCCCCATCTCCTGAAGACATCGAACGAGCAGAGCTGCTTAAGAATGAAG GAAACAATCACATGAAGGAGGAGAACTACAGGAGTGCAGTGGAGTGCTACACAAAGGCAATTGATCTGGACCTAAGAAATGCTGTGTACTACTGCAACAG GGCTGCAGCTCACAGTAAGCTGGGGAATTATACCGAAGCAACTAGTGACTGTGAGAGAGCCATTGGGATTGATCCGACCTACAGCAAAGCATATGGGAGGATGGG GTTGGCTTTGACAGCTATGAACAAGTATCCAGAGGCAATTACGTACTTCAAGAAAGCTTTGGTATTGGACCCCGAGAATGACACGTACAAATCCAACCTGAAAATCGCAGAGCAGAAGCAGAAAGAAGCAACCAGCCCT ATAGCAGCCGGACTGGGATTTGACATGGCTAGTTTAATCAACAACCCAGCCTTCATCAGCATG GCTGCCAGCGTGATGCAGAACCAGCAGGTACAACAGCT CATGTCAGGAATGATGTCTAATGCAGTGGGAGGCCCTGCAGCAGGAGTAGGAGGGCTCTCAGACATTTCCAGCTTGATTGAAGC GGGACAACAGTTTGCCCAGCAGATCCAGCAGCAGAACCCAGAGCTCATTGAACAGCTGAGGAACCACATCCGGAGCCGTTCCTTTAGCGGCAGCGCCGAGGAGCACTCATGA
- the trappc13 gene encoding trafficking protein particle complex subunit 13 isoform X1 produces MDVNQAKQEHLLALKVMRLTKPTLFTNLPATCEDRDLPGDLFGQLMRQDPSTIKGAETLMLGEMLTLPQNFGNIFLGETFSSYISVHNDSSQVVKDILVKADLQTSSQRLNLSASNSAVAELKPECCIDDVIHHEVKEIGTHILVCAVSYTTQQGEKLYFRKFFKFQVLKPLDVKTKFYNAESDLSSVTDEVFLEAQIQNITTSPMFMEKVSLEPSMMYNVTELNMVTQADKGESTFGKMSYLQPMDTRQYLYCLKPKPEYAEKAGIIKGVTVIGKLDIVWKTNLGERGRLQTSQLQRMAPGYGDIRLSLDLIPDTVNLEEPFDIICKITNCSERTMDLVLEMCNTSSIHWCGISGRQLGKLSPGAFLSLPLTVLSSVQGLQSISGLRLTDTFLKRTYEYDDIAQVCVVCPFTSNEC; encoded by the exons GAGACTTGTTTGGTCAGCTTATGAGGCAGGATCCCTCCACCATCAAAGGCGCAGAGACCTTAATGCTGGGAGAGATGCTCACATTACCACAGAACTTTGG AAATATATTCCTCGGCGAGACCTTCTCCAGTTACATAAGCGTTCATAATGACAGCAGCCAAGTTGTTAAAGACATTCTGGTGAAG GCTGATCTACAGACGAGCTCGCAGAGGCTGAATCTCTCCGCATCAAACTCGGCAGTCGCAGAGCTCAAACCCGAATGCTGCATCGATGACGTCATTCACCACGAAGTCAAAGAAATTGGGACACACAT CTTAGTTTGTGCAGTCAGTTACACCACCCAGCAAGGGGAGAAGCTCTATTTTAGGAAGTTCTTCAAGTTCCAG GTTTTGAAGCCGCTGGATGTGAAGACGAAGTTCTACAACGCAGAG AGCGACCTCAGTTCTGTG ACAGATGAAGTGTTCCTGGAAGCGCAGATCCAGAACATTACCACCTCGCCAATGTTCATGGAGAAAGTGTCTTTAGAGCCATCCATGATGTACAACGTTACAGAGCTCAACATGGTCACACAAGCAGACAAAgg AGAGTCCACATTTGGGAAAATGTCCTATCTGCAGCCTATGGACACGCGGCAGTATTTGTACTGCCTGAAACCAAAGCCGGAGTATGCAGAGAAGGCCGGCATCATCAAGGGAGTGACGGTCATAGGCAAGCTGGACATTGTATGGAAGACCAATCTTGGGGAAAGAGGGAGGCTACAGACCAGTCAGCTGCAAAGAATG GCTCCAGGGTATGGAGATATTCGGCTGTCTTTAGACCTGATTCCTGACACTGTCAACCTTGAAGAACCTTTTGACATCATCTGTAAAATCACCAACTGCAG TGAAAGAACTATGGACCTGGTGCTAGAGATGTGTAATACTAGTTCTATCCATTGGTGTGGTATATCAGGGCGACAGCTGGGGAAACTTAGTCCTGGCGCCTTCCTCTCACTGCCCCTCACAGTCCTGTCTTCCGTCCAGGGTCTGCAG AGCATTTCTGGTTTGAGGCTCACAGATACATTTCTGAAGAGGACGTACGAATACGACGACATTGCACAAGTGTGTGTGGTCTGCCCGTTTACGAGCAATGAGTGCTAG
- the trappc13 gene encoding trafficking protein particle complex subunit 13 isoform X2 yields the protein MDVNQAKQEHLLALKVMRLTKPTLFTNLPATCEDRDLPGDLFGQLMRQDPSTIKGAETLMLGEMLTLPQNFGNIFLGETFSSYISVHNDSSQVVKDILVKADLQTSSQRLNLSASNSAVAELKPECCIDDVIHHEVKEIGTHILVCAVSYTTQQGEKLYFRKFFKFQVLKPLDVKTKFYNAETDEVFLEAQIQNITTSPMFMEKVSLEPSMMYNVTELNMVTQADKGESTFGKMSYLQPMDTRQYLYCLKPKPEYAEKAGIIKGVTVIGKLDIVWKTNLGERGRLQTSQLQRMAPGYGDIRLSLDLIPDTVNLEEPFDIICKITNCSERTMDLVLEMCNTSSIHWCGISGRQLGKLSPGAFLSLPLTVLSSVQGLQSISGLRLTDTFLKRTYEYDDIAQVCVVCPFTSNEC from the exons GAGACTTGTTTGGTCAGCTTATGAGGCAGGATCCCTCCACCATCAAAGGCGCAGAGACCTTAATGCTGGGAGAGATGCTCACATTACCACAGAACTTTGG AAATATATTCCTCGGCGAGACCTTCTCCAGTTACATAAGCGTTCATAATGACAGCAGCCAAGTTGTTAAAGACATTCTGGTGAAG GCTGATCTACAGACGAGCTCGCAGAGGCTGAATCTCTCCGCATCAAACTCGGCAGTCGCAGAGCTCAAACCCGAATGCTGCATCGATGACGTCATTCACCACGAAGTCAAAGAAATTGGGACACACAT CTTAGTTTGTGCAGTCAGTTACACCACCCAGCAAGGGGAGAAGCTCTATTTTAGGAAGTTCTTCAAGTTCCAG GTTTTGAAGCCGCTGGATGTGAAGACGAAGTTCTACAACGCAGAG ACAGATGAAGTGTTCCTGGAAGCGCAGATCCAGAACATTACCACCTCGCCAATGTTCATGGAGAAAGTGTCTTTAGAGCCATCCATGATGTACAACGTTACAGAGCTCAACATGGTCACACAAGCAGACAAAgg AGAGTCCACATTTGGGAAAATGTCCTATCTGCAGCCTATGGACACGCGGCAGTATTTGTACTGCCTGAAACCAAAGCCGGAGTATGCAGAGAAGGCCGGCATCATCAAGGGAGTGACGGTCATAGGCAAGCTGGACATTGTATGGAAGACCAATCTTGGGGAAAGAGGGAGGCTACAGACCAGTCAGCTGCAAAGAATG GCTCCAGGGTATGGAGATATTCGGCTGTCTTTAGACCTGATTCCTGACACTGTCAACCTTGAAGAACCTTTTGACATCATCTGTAAAATCACCAACTGCAG TGAAAGAACTATGGACCTGGTGCTAGAGATGTGTAATACTAGTTCTATCCATTGGTGTGGTATATCAGGGCGACAGCTGGGGAAACTTAGTCCTGGCGCCTTCCTCTCACTGCCCCTCACAGTCCTGTCTTCCGTCCAGGGTCTGCAG AGCATTTCTGGTTTGAGGCTCACAGATACATTTCTGAAGAGGACGTACGAATACGACGACATTGCACAAGTGTGTGTGGTCTGCCCGTTTACGAGCAATGAGTGCTAG